A portion of the Corynebacterium occultum genome contains these proteins:
- a CDS encoding DMT family transporter — translation MLAFLFGIFAGALLPVQTSVNTRLRLSVGAPLLASLISFAVGTLSLFVASWISSGHPLPNFSTTAGHPWWIFGGGALGVVVLTGNILLFPRVGSVQTVILPVAGQIFMGLLIDALGLFNAPQLNLSATRVAGALAVLLGALLVVGMIGRKREVATSADGGGQWLWRTFGLVMGACGATQTAVNGHLGTILGSAVGSALTSFSIGVLCLLVLVLLTRTPWRGVAKPSQGNNPWWMWSGGVLGATLVFANAFLAPTLGTGLTVVLTLSGMMAASLMIDVFGLLGSAKVKIRPTQLLGLLVIIIGVILIRLF, via the coding sequence GTGTTGGCATTCCTCTTCGGCATCTTCGCCGGTGCCCTGCTGCCCGTGCAGACCTCGGTGAACACCCGACTGCGGCTCTCGGTCGGCGCACCCCTGCTCGCCTCCCTGATCTCCTTCGCGGTAGGCACCTTAAGCCTCTTCGTGGCCTCCTGGATCAGCAGTGGCCACCCCCTGCCCAATTTTTCCACCACTGCCGGACATCCCTGGTGGATCTTCGGCGGCGGTGCCCTGGGGGTGGTGGTGCTCACCGGCAATATCCTGCTCTTCCCCAGGGTGGGAAGCGTGCAGACGGTGATCCTGCCGGTCGCCGGCCAGATCTTCATGGGCCTGCTTATCGACGCCCTCGGCCTCTTCAACGCCCCACAACTCAACCTCAGCGCGACCCGGGTGGCAGGCGCCCTCGCAGTACTCCTGGGAGCACTGCTGGTGGTCGGGATGATCGGGCGGAAGCGGGAGGTCGCCACCTCGGCCGACGGCGGCGGACAATGGCTCTGGCGAACCTTCGGCCTGGTGATGGGTGCCTGCGGCGCCACCCAGACCGCGGTCAACGGACACCTGGGCACCATCCTCGGCTCAGCCGTGGGTTCCGCACTGACCTCCTTCAGCATCGGCGTGCTCTGCCTACTGGTGCTGGTGCTGCTGACCCGCACCCCCTGGCGGGGCGTGGCGAAACCCAGCCAGGGAAATAACCCCTGGTGGATGTGGAGTGGCGGTGTGCTGGGAGCCACCCTCGTATTCGCCAACGCCTTCCTCGCACCCACCCTGGGTACCGGGCTGACCGTGGTGCTCACCCTGAGTGGCATGATGGCCGCCAGCCTCATGATCGACGTCTTCGGGCTGCTCGGCTCTGCGAAGGTGAAGATCCGGCCCACCCAGCTGCTCGGTCTGCTGGTGATCATCATCGGAGTCATTCTGATCCGCCTCTTCTGA